The Pseudomonas sp. FP2309 genomic sequence GCCGCGATCTTCCTGTACACCACCGCGCCAAGCGCCGTGGAAACCACGTTGATCATCCCGATGCTCAAGGACGCCAGCATCCCCCTGGGGATTGGCTTCGTGGTGTTGACCTACTTCGTGATCGTCGGCTCCAGCAACGCGGTGAACCTGACCGACGGCCTCGACGGCCTGGCGATCATGCCGACGGTGATGGTGGGCGGTGCGCTCGGTATCTTCTGCTACCTGTCGGGTAACGTGAAATTCGCCGAATACCTGCTGATCCCTTACGTGCCGGGCGCGGGCGAGCTGATTGTGTTCTGCGGTGCGCTGATTGGTGCGGGCCTGGGCTTTTTGTGGTTCAACACCTACCCGGCGCAAGTCTTTATGGGTGACGTCGGCGCTCTGGCGCTGGGCGCGGCCCTGGGCACCATTGCGGTGATCGTTCGTCAGGAAATCGTGTTGTTCATCATGGGCGGCGTGTTCGTGATGGAAACCCTGTCGGTGGTCATCCAGGTGGCATCCTTCAAGTTGACCGGGCGTCGCGTGTTCCGCATGGCGCCGATTCACCACCACTTTGAACTCAAGGGCTGGCCTGAGCCACGCGTGATTGTCCGTTTCTGGATCATCACCGTGATTCTGGTACTGGTCGGCCTTGCCACCCTGAAACTGAGGTAGAAACGAGTGTCCCTGATCGCTTCAGACCACTTCCGCATCGTTGTCGGCCTCGGCAAGAGCGGCATGTCCCTGGTTCGCTTCCTGGCGAACCGGGGCACGTCGTTTGCCGTGGCCGATACGCGGGAAAATCCACCGGAGCTGGTCACGCTGCGCCGTGACTACCCGCACGTGGAAGTGCGTTGTGGCGAGCTGGATGTCGAGTTTCTGTGCCGTGCCGACGAGCTCTACGTGAGCCCCGGCCTGGCCCTGGCCACACCGGCCCTGCAAGCGGCGGCGGCGCGCGGCGTGAAGCTGTCCGGCGATATCGACCTGTTCGCCCGTAACGCGAAGGCGCCGATCGTGGCCATCAGCGGTTCCAACGCAAAAAGCACCGTGACCACCTTGGTCGGCGAGATGGCGGTTGCGGCCGGCAAGCGTGTGGCCGTGGGCGGCAATCTCGGCACGCCGGCGCTGGATCTGCTCAGCGATGACGTCGAGCTGTACGTGATGGAGCTGTCGAGCTTCCAGCTCGAGACCACCCACGACCTGGGCGCTGAAGTAGCCACCGTGCTGAACGTCAGCGAAGACCACATGGACCGCTACAGCGGCTTGCCCGCCTACCATTTGGCCAAGCATCGGATCTTCCGCGGCGCCAAGCAGGTGGTGGTCAACCGTCAGGACGCCCTTAGCCGTCCGTTGATGGGTGAAGGCCTGCCCTGCTGGACCTTCGGCCTGGGCAAACCGGACTTCAAGGGCTTCGGCATTCGCGAAGAGAACGGCGAGAAATACCTGGCCTTCGAATTCCAGAATCTGATGCCTGCGCGCGAGTTGAAAATCCGTGGCGCCCATAACCAGTCCAACGCCTTGGCTGCATTGGCGCTGGGGCATGCCGTGGGCCTGCCGTTCGACGCCATGTTGTCGAGCCTGCGCACCTTCGGTGGCCTGGAACATCGCTGCCAATGGGTGCGCGACCTGAACGGCGTCAGCTATTACAACGACTCCAAGGCCACTAACGTCGGTGCCGCATTGGCCGCCATCGAAGGCCTTGGCGCCGACATTGATGGCAAGCTGGTGCTGATCGCCGGTGGCGACGGCAAAGGTGCCGATTTCAAGGACCTCAAGGCCCCGGTGGCCGCGCATTGCCGCGCCGTGGTGTTGATGGGCCGTGATGCCGACAAAATCGCCGACGCCTTGGGTGATGCCGTGCCGCAAGTGCACGCCATGTCGCTGGACGACGCCATTGCCCAGTGCAAAGCCCTGGCCCAGCCGGGGGATGCGGTGCTGCTGTCGCCGGCGTGTGCCAGCTTCGACATGTTCAAGAACTACGAAGAGCGCGGCCAGCTGTTCGCCCGCGCCGTGGAGGGCTTGGCATGAGCGTTGATCTGAGAAACATCATCAAGCCGTACCCGTCGCCGATCATCACCGGTCGCGGTATCGACCTCGATTTCCCGATGCTCGCCGGTTGCCTCGCGTTGCTGGGCCTGGGCCTGGTGATGATCACCTCGGCGTCTTCCGAAGTGGCTGCCGTGCAGTCGGGCAACACCCTGTACATGATGATTCGCCACCTGGTGTACCTGATCATCGGGCTGGGCACGTGCATCGTTACCATGATGATCCCCATCGCCACCTGGCAACGCCTGGGTTGGTTGATGCTGATCGGTGCGTTCGGCCTGCTGATCATGGTGATTCTGCCGGGTATCGGCCGCGAGGTGAACGGCTCGATGCGCTGGATCGGCTTCGGTGCGTTCAACGTGCAGCCGTCTGAAATCGCCAAGGTGTTCGTGGTGATCTACCTGGCCGGTTATCTGGTGCGTCGTCAGAAAGAAGTGCGCGAAAGCTGGATGGGCTTCTTCAAGCCCTTCATCGTGCTGCTGCCCATGGCCGGTCTGTTGCTGATGGAGCCCGATTTTGGTGCCACCGTCGTGATGATGGGCGCCGCTGC encodes the following:
- the mraY gene encoding phospho-N-acetylmuramoyl-pentapeptide-transferase, with the translated sequence MLLLLAEYLQQFHKGFAVFQYLTLRGILGVLTALSLSLFLGPWMIRTLQNLQIGQSVRNDGPQSHLSKSGTPTMGGALILSSIGISTLLWADLHNRYVWVVLLVTLLFGAIGWVDDYRKVIEKNSKGLPSRWKYFWQSVFGLAAAIFLYTTAPSAVETTLIIPMLKDASIPLGIGFVVLTYFVIVGSSNAVNLTDGLDGLAIMPTVMVGGALGIFCYLSGNVKFAEYLLIPYVPGAGELIVFCGALIGAGLGFLWFNTYPAQVFMGDVGALALGAALGTIAVIVRQEIVLFIMGGVFVMETLSVVIQVASFKLTGRRVFRMAPIHHHFELKGWPEPRVIVRFWIITVILVLVGLATLKLR
- the murD gene encoding UDP-N-acetylmuramoyl-L-alanine--D-glutamate ligase translates to MSLIASDHFRIVVGLGKSGMSLVRFLANRGTSFAVADTRENPPELVTLRRDYPHVEVRCGELDVEFLCRADELYVSPGLALATPALQAAAARGVKLSGDIDLFARNAKAPIVAISGSNAKSTVTTLVGEMAVAAGKRVAVGGNLGTPALDLLSDDVELYVMELSSFQLETTHDLGAEVATVLNVSEDHMDRYSGLPAYHLAKHRIFRGAKQVVVNRQDALSRPLMGEGLPCWTFGLGKPDFKGFGIREENGEKYLAFEFQNLMPARELKIRGAHNQSNALAALALGHAVGLPFDAMLSSLRTFGGLEHRCQWVRDLNGVSYYNDSKATNVGAALAAIEGLGADIDGKLVLIAGGDGKGADFKDLKAPVAAHCRAVVLMGRDADKIADALGDAVPQVHAMSLDDAIAQCKALAQPGDAVLLSPACASFDMFKNYEERGQLFARAVEGLA